The genomic segment CATTTTCTATCAGAAAGCACATGATTTACTGAGCTGTTCTTGTCTTTGTTAAGGCTAGAAGAGCGCTTTCTCTGTACTTACACACCCTCTTCCCATCCATACCCTCTCTTGCCTAACTTTCACATCTGCATTAACAAGGTAATTGCTTATACACACCTTGAAGTGaaccccccgctttttttttaaatatatggatAATTGATTCTCAAAGCTTTGTGGCACttggtttttttccccacatCATTGAAATGTCCTTGCTTAAAAGCCTATCAAAGACTGACCAGTTAAGCTTGCAGATACAGGGACTCTATTCACAAACCTGCATATTTAGGCTTCTTTTCATTTACCTGTTGAAGTATCATACCCTTGAATTATTTGGGTTGCTTTCTTTTGCAGTGGTACAGGGATAGTATTTTGCAAACATTAACCTATTTTTCCCCTTGTATATAATGTTCTCTTGTCACCCTCAACCTGCTTTTCCCCAGGGAGGGTAGCAAGAAGTACTCACAGAACAAAGTTACCGTCAAATGTAGCAAGACAGCAGTCTTGGAAAGAGCTACTTTATGAAATTAGAAAGATTTGTGAATTTCATAGTTCTTCATTCCATATAACAAGAGGTGAACCTGGAGGACTTGGTCATTGAGTTTCATCTAAGCGAAGGCCCATCCAGAAGTAGAAAGCTTTcttctggttatttaaaagaaaatagaaggggTGCTGCAAGGTAAGACACAGAAGCAGGTGCACTAGATTTCCACTTCTCTTTAGATGGAATCATCTATACATACTGTATGGGAATCCAGAAAAATAATCACTCCTTTCCTtgggtggtggggagagggcTTGGCTATTGGCGTATTTCCTTGCATTACAAGGGAAATTCTGCCAGTGGCCACTTAAAATAGGGTTCAGGGAAATAGCACAACAGTGGCACCAGGAGTTGAGAAAACAACGAGCTTGAGACAGCACTGCTGGTTCTGTATGTAGCTCACAAGGAATTCAAAAATGCTCTAGTAATGAGCTGCAAAGGTGCTGACAAATTCAGTGAGTTTCTTAGGGATTTTGTGCACTGGATAATATACCCTGGGACCACCTTCTGCCCTCCAAGAGTTGGGTATATACCATGGAAATCCCCTTTGTCCATGGATTCTCAGAATGTAGAGACACAGAAACCACCTCAAAGAGTCACTTGACCTCTCAGCAGGGTGGCTATCCCTTCCACCTTGCACTCATGCCAATGCCCAAGACTTCCAACATACCATTCCAAAGGTAATAGTGGACTCTGGTGCTTCAGATGGTTTTGTGGAACTGAGAGCTGGTCTGACACATCCAACTTGTTACCTGGTCTTAACCTACACAGGATACTAGTTAGAGCACCTTGTAAACACTAAGACCTCCTCACCAAGCTACACATTGGGCATATATCAAAAGGCTGGTACAGTGTGAACAAAATGCTAGTATGGCTCCCCATCTGGAAACTCATAACCCAACTCTCCtctgggaaaataatttttacccCCTACACTGACTGTACCCCAATTACCACTTCTGTGCTTTTGATATCACATAATTACAACCATTAACAAGTAATTCTATACATGGTAGCAGAAGGATGGAATTTTATGACTCAGAAATGCTTATATGATTGACTTGGGGCTCAGGGCCGAGGTTCCtgccatatatttttaatttctttgggaAATAGGAAGGCTGTTTAGAAGGTTCTTCCCTCTTTCCACCTCCTTGCTGTTTATGTATGACATATTCATCAAGACTTAAGATGAGTGGCTTCTCCTCTATGAATTATTTCCCAATATTCCATACCAAGGGTAAGTTAGATACCGCCACTTCTTCACTCTATGAATACTTCTATAAAAGCACTTAGTTACACTATGTTAAAATTGTCAGCAAACTTTCAAAATTGTCTTCCTTCTGTGTTTAGAAAGAATGGGTCTTTTGTCTCTCATTCCATAGATCTTAACCTAGTGCCTTGATATTATAAAGTTTCGATATATGTTGTTGCATGACTGAACATATGGtcgaataaatgaatgaatgtgcaaCACTTTCGTCTTCCAATCCAAATGTTAGAGATTCAAAATGCTGTGTAAATTTGAAAGAAGCTTTTGTTTACATATAAAAGGATGTGATCGTGCTGAAGACTCTGCTATGCACAGTATTTTGCTTGAAGACTGTATGAAGCAAAGttggatatttaaaaaagaaagtgacccTGGATGAGTCTCAGATACATGTTAGTAATACAGAACATATGGCATTAAGACTATGTATGTTATTGGAACAAACCAAGAGAGGTAATTTAATGGTCTGCGGAGTTGTACATTATCTTCCCCTAGTATGGTCCCCTTTATGGTGTCATTTCATTACTTTTACCTGTTCACTTTTTAATCAATTAGCATAGAGCTCCAGAACTCTATGGAGTCAATAAAAAGATATCAAACTAATTCTGGAGTCTGACTCTATCCAAGACGAACCCTCTTTAACTGTGCTATGAAGACACAAAGCAACTGGCTTTGAAAATGAGGATTTGAGGGTGAGAAGGAAAGGCCACTGTTACTACTTCAaagataacacaaagaaataaaaatataaagattatacAAAGAAATATCTCCCTATAAAGTTagtagcagttttttttttctttttttttggggggggggaagTGAGCCATTTTTATATAGCATGAGTTTGCTAAGTAACTTTACATGTTTAtagacattttaattatttctgataTTGATTGTTACTGGTTTTTATTTCACCAGTAAAACTGCTTGGGGAAAGAAGATCTTTAGagcatttgtttcttttccttccttagtCATTTCTTTATGAAACATTAATCTTTGACAATAAATATGAGAAGAAAAGCAACAAACAAGCAGTGGGTTTGTATAGTGGGTGGGAAacggcaggccaaggcaggctagGAGTTCCTGTGACTCAGCAGCATGTTCTGTGGGACCGCCAGGAGTCTACAGTGTGGTAGTACACTCATCTTTTCTTCTCCCAAAGGTCTCAAACAGCTTAGATGGGAGGCTGAACATGATGACTGGATCTAATTTTTGCTGTTCAACCATGTTTTTTGATCCAGCTCTCTGATTCCATACATTCCAGACTTCTCAGTGGATTTGTAATAAACTTCCAAGATGAAGGGATATTTCTTGCTCATTGTTTGCCTGAAATCTTGGCTTGTGTGCATCTTGCTAAACAAAAAATATGCTCCAAAAAGGCCTACAAGTTCGGCTACCAAAATTCCTTTAAAGATCTTCTTTGCTAGTGGTTCCAAAGTACGGGCCATCCCGAGGTGCGTTCAAGGAGCAGTAGcagttttattataaattgttTCGGGGGACATAAGGGCATAATGCTTGAAATAACACCTAGtagaaattctttttattttgaactattcACCATAGTGTTGATATACATGGGTAAACAATTCCTATTTTGAGCTGTCCTCAGAAGTTTAATTTTAATCTAGTTGTTTAAAACTTTAAGCCAATCCTATTTAAAATGCCAATATAGCCATAGGATAAATCCCTCCTGATAATCTAtgtctattttctttctccactcaCTAGAATGTCTGCCTATGATATTTTGTTCAGTACCCAAAACAGTGCCTAGAAAGAGTAGTTTCACACCAGTCATGGAGtgaatagtatttttattataacacACATTCTCTTACCACTTCCTCtttctcactttttctctttcttcctcccattCCTCTACATTCCTTACATTACTTTTCTTGTGTTTGATTTTCAATCTTCTATTAACTTCCAGATTTTTCAGTCATGTCAACAAGAAACATGTTTCTAAGcaagaggtgttttttttttacttaaaaccAAAAAATTGAAACATGAGGCACTCTTCTATATGCTGTGCATATCCAATGCCAAACAATCAGTTGATTTCATGGAAAGTGAACTGGTTATGTGGCATGACATAGAACAAATTCTACTCTAACATAAGCACAAATATGCACACCTGCCTACCCCCTTCcagctgtttggtttttttcttttatgattttaacAAACTGTGTTGATATTGTATAAATATTGATTCATTTTATCAAGATGGGGAATTCAGTTTCCTATCTAAAGATAAATTTGAGGCTCCACAGCCTATATGTAATTAAGACTTCTTTCAATAAGACATTAGCATTAGTGctttaatatgaaatatttatagaaataatagCTTCTAAAGCTGTTACTAACATCTAACTTCAAATAATAATAGGTACTAGCCCTTGAGGACATATTAGGTCCCTAGGCACTAGACACTTACAACACTTGAAGAGCTGACAGGGTATTTAAGCAGTTGGCATAAACTGATATGAGAGCTGCTTAACTTGCAGAGTATCTAGTGGAAGGCTGAAGTCTGCTAAATTGGATATCAGAAATCCAGAGAGCCAGGAATCCTATTTTAGTCCTGGTTCACAGAGTGAAAAGCTGCATAGCCCTAGGCAATTGGCACATTTCTTCACCAATGGCAAATATTATGCCCATTGATCTCAAACGTGGTAAGaattaatattttggaaatatctTGAAACCTAGAAACATGCAGCATTTTTTGCtgtgaaatattttctcatatatttatcAATAAAGGATTTTCAGTTAGGTCTTTAAAGAGTCCTCCTCTTCTTgtatttctctcttctgctttgcTCTTTTGTGTTGCTGATTTACAAAGaaactatttttccttttatttccaacAACTTTTATGTACTGATAGACCTGTTAACTCTAATTTCTTGGTTTTGggggggtttgtttttttgtttgttttggtttgtctGTCAGTAAAATTCCTGAATGACATTCTAAATGAACCTCAGAAGCAACTCAGCAGCATATCTTAATTCTACTCCATCACGGTTACTTTTTGCCTTTCCAAAAGGCTTTGAAATGTTTACCTGTTGACATAGAGGGTGAGAGAGAGTGCTTATTCAGTGGATAagcatttttccatttataatgAAGAGATAGTTGGTGAAGGACAATATCCATCAGCTCTTACACAATGAAGGGTCTTTGAATATGGAGGTCACTGGGCTCATCTCTGTGTACCACCTGAAACAGCACAGACTTTTACTCTAGAAGATTCTTAAATGTTTGAATTCAGTCGATGTAAATGAGTATATACAATTTGATTTGCTTTCTCTTATTACTCATTGAAAGTTCACAAATATGATTTTGAGACTTTTGAAAATCCTAGCACAGATTTTGAATTATTCTATTTGTATAGATAATGTTGACGTTTGCTCTACCACTGGAACTGATTTCTAGTTCTTCCTGACTTTTAAACAAGTGTATCCCTTGAAAATTCTGTGTTCTCCTCTTTGGGTATTGTTTTGAAAATAAGACTATTCctttttctcagaaaaacaagTAGGTCTCCTGTACATGAATTTAGTAAAATAACAGCAACACTCTAGAGGGAGTTAATGCTGATTTGGGAATTCAAAGACAAAATTCAGAATTAGAGTTAGCAGAAATGTCGCATTTCTCATACAAAGCTGAATTTAGATTAAATTCAGTCCAGGAAATTACTGTTGAAGGTTCTTATGGACACTTTAATTTTGTTCTAAGTCAAATCGCTCACCCATGAGGATAAAACTCTATTAGACTGACTGATCAATGTAAAGTGCTCAAGAACTAAAATATATAATCTGTTTtaacaaaatgtgtttttctgCAAACTAGCCATGTCAATATGTTAAAAATCGATTGGTAACCATTTTTCCAGGcttaaaagaatgttttaaaatattaatttttaacatctattttaaaatgtttggcaTAGCTGCCTTATAGATTTTAATataatctacttttaaaatgttaatacataGGATTAGTATAattgtcttaaatttttttaaaaaaatcctcaagTTATGTTAAATTGGATTATCTGTCCCCAACTCTGATTTGAGCAAAACTGTCCTATAAGAACTTCTGGATCATGTAGTTACAATCCACTAAATGAGTACCTTTAGAGACCTAAGGTTCATTCACATGCATTTATACTTTCCCATTACTAGCTTACAACCTGGTGaaacttcttttttcctttttctatcttTATTCCTGAGGCCACAAATCCCACTATATCAAACCACTCCCAGGTCCATGGAAGGGCTAGCTTCTTTCTCAGCAGTGAACAGTCATGTGGCTCTTTCGTTTACTTGGAGTGCTCACTATGCTTTTTTCACACTTAATTCCTATTGGTCTTTCAGGGCATAGAGCATAGCCCCCTCAGAGAATCCTTTCTGACTCACCTAGTCTGGAGAAGATGCTTGTCTTATTTCAGTGCTCAACACTTAGAACCCTGTATTCTAGTGACTTATTTTCTTATCTCCTTGAGGACAGGCACTGTGTCATTTATCTCATCTTTTATGGCACGTAGTGATtaatcagtaaatgtttgctgaatgccTACCTGAATGAATAgctatcttttcattttaagGCTTCCCTTGACATTCATTTTATTCAGAATTGACATTATTACCATGAATGGAAGAAACAGTGTTGATGACTCACACCTTTTCACAGCTGGGGAAGTCACTGGGGACATGGACAAATAATTATTGTGGGTTTCTGTCCCTTGTCCATTTAATGTTAGCCACTTACTTCATGTGACCATAATAATGCTTATTTCACTAAAGAGTATTGAATCCCTGCTATTAGCCTGGCACTAAGGAAACAAGCATAAAGATGTCTTTGTTTTCAAGGAGTTTACAACTGAGTTGAAATGAACATTAAAACAATCAGTGTTCCAATGAAAGTGTGTTCAATGAGAATAtgtaatgaaagaaagaagataaagcaTTACTGTCTACCTTTGggagaacacacacaaaaaaacatcaCCCAGAGGGTAACATCCATGATGGGTTTTCCAAGTGGAGAGAAGTGGTACTTCCAGGCAAAGAAAACAGGATGGACATAGGTGTGAAAGAGTGAAATTGCTGTAATGCTCATGGCTTGACTGagatttaactatttttattctaGCTCAGGAAAATACCTTGTGAATTTGGAATAATAATTGTGTTCTTACAGCAGTGTTTTCCATGGGACTGTAATGTATTAAAGGGGTAAGTTGGATTACCAaagatttaataatttaatacCATGGCTTAGAAATCTGTCTCCACTGCATTCAAAGGTAAAATCTCTTTGTGATGAGAAACTATTCTCCTAATTCATTGAAGCCTCCCATTTGCCTCCGATGAAGGAGCTAATGCTGATGTCAAGTCCATGAGTCAGGTATAGTTGTGCTGAATCACTGAAAGGAGAGATGCCAGTCCTTAACCATCTGTCTTCAGTTGGGCTGACAGTGAGGTCTGGATGAGGTAGTTTGCAGCTACTAGGGCCTGCATCTGTTACTTCCACACCTATTCCCAACTATTCTATGCCAAAACTTGAAGTGGATGATGTCTAGGCAGAGAGACTTGGTACATGTTCTTGACTGTGCCACCAGTAAAATGGAGGCTTTGTACaaaatttcatgtttaaaaagtGGCAAACAATAAAGCAAGGTGCTTTGACATAGCGAGAAGTGAAATAATACTGTAAGTGCTCAGTGACCTCAATAAATAATTTCCAAGATCCAGTATCTATCTAAGAGATCTACTGTCATCAGTCCATCAGTCCATACAAAGCACCTGAAATATCATGAGTATTACATCAATTTTTGTTGAATTAACATATAAGGTCACTGGGATAGGAGAATTATGAAGGTAAAATTAGTTCAATATGAAGGCTTTGCTTAATAAGTAGTAACTCAGTTGCCGCCTGAAAGAAGTAGGGAAACAGGAGGAAGTACACAAGTGATTCAATATATTCACAAGTGCTTTGTGATTCATGCTGCAGTGATGAGACTCCCTTATTGGGAATCATTGAGCTCCTTTGGGGGATGGGGACCAGCATAAGTGAGCTTTCCTCCACTGGGGATAAGTGTGTCCAAGAGCACATTATAAAGGTATTCCAGTATGCTGTGTGCATACTTTTTCTAGGTTTCTGAGACAACCAGGACAGACTTTATGGGCAAAACTTGATTTTTTGGTTGCCTCTGGTTATATGATAATCCCAAACATCACCATGATAAAACATTCTCTTTCTGTTGTCTCTTTTCCTGGATCCTTGCTTCTTTTAGTCTCAGGCCACAGCTGATCTGGCCAATCATAACTAGTACTGTATGAACTGGGTAGATCAGTCATCATACTGAACTTGATTTGAAATAATGAACACATTTTCCTCTTGATTTATAAATTCTACAGGTTGTATTTGGGGAAGTGGCTATTAGAGATTAAATCTGAGACATTGGATTGCCATTTTTATCATTGCCTTTCTAACCATAGACACATTAGTCAGTGTGGTGACAAGGTGAATTTTGACAGGCTGCCCAAAATGGTCTACACTGCGTTTGGTAGAAGAAGAGCAATGAGAGAGAGGAGACACTGAATATTTCAGAACAAAGTGTTCCTTAATGATGTATTGGTCCCGAATTCTTCCACATATTCCTTTGGGTGGAAGAATTCAGCGATTTGAATTTGTGCAAAGAACAAGAATGagatagtttaaaattttttaaatagggtctGCCCATGTCACCTGAGAAGTGGTTCATTCAGTCTGACATTTCAGGTTTTTGCCCCTGCTGGATGTTTTCCCTGTCTTGCTCTTTTGCTCTCCATGTATTCAAATCCTCTCCAGTTACTCAAATATTATTGATTTCTCATGGCCTGGTATGAGTCTATGAAGCTCCCTCTGGTTATTCCAGtttatgctattttcttttttaagcagaTATTACATTTCTTCCCTATGGCATAATACATAGCATTTCAGTTTTAGTATATTCTTAATTGATTTATGCGTTTTATGGtcagattttatatttaagaagCACTGAATTATACCAGTTCCATATATTTCATATTATCTAATAAGATCATATTAATTTCTAGACATTTAgtgtaataaaataaatcttcagaGAGCAACAAAAATAGTATCTCATAtttgtaaaattctttttataCTCAAAACTTTTTCACATATACTGCTTCATTTGGTTCTTAAGTAATCTTATGATGTATGCAaatcagataattttatttctatgtgaAAATATACACAGAGCTTATGATAATTGAATGAATTGAAAAAACTTCCAAAATTTGTATATGATAGAGCTGAGATTAATTAACAGTTCTTCTGGCATATAATATTCAGGGAGAAATATACCTAGCCCCAATTTGTAGAGTGGATTACTGAGTTAATGTTATAATGTTACCATTAAACTTGACTTTTGTACATTTAAAAGgtcatttttttaatcattaaaaaattgggTAAGAGTTTTATGTGGCTctaagaagaaaatgtttatagGGGTCCTTGCTCAGTTTACTCAACTAAGAAAAACTTAGATGTTAATTTGAACATATCCCCAATTTgtttaattatcatttttttcccaagaaGCTAAGAAAGGAACTGTACGTAATTGCCAGGTTAACATCGCACTAGATGTGTGTAATCTAACTGGAAAATTGTGACAAGAGTTTTCCAAGTGCTACCCTTAAGGAAATGTGCCTTATTGGACATATACCACCCAAGATGCTTTGGACATACAGTGCATACagtcaagcatttttttttatgactatactttaagttctggagtacatgtgcagaacatgcagatttgttatataggtatacatgtgccatgatggtttgctgcacccatcaaccagtcattcacatcaggtatttctcctaatgctatccctcccctaaccacccacaccctgacaggccctggtatgtgataggcccctccctgtgttcatgtgttttcattgttcaactcccacttatgagtgagaacatgcaagcTTTTTTTtataagagagaagaaaatggaaaacagaagtcTAGGTTATGgcatttaaaacagaaatctttactaattttaattgattatttttcatattttgaggTTATTTGTACTCTACATTATATACAGAGGTTTTTCTATATAAAATCAATACAATTATTGTCTATAGTgctcaccaaagaaaatataggcCAACTGTtcatctcaaacatttttttttgacaTTGAACTTTATTCTTTGAGCAGAGAGGATGCCTTTTGTTAGATTATACTATATCTTTATGCTAAGGAGTAAAGTGGCTTTAATAACCTTTCTGGTAAGGGAGCAAATTTTCCTTATGTAGATTTCATGGCTTCCACTTCTCATAATATTGTTTAAATGGAGGAGGTAATTAGCAATTAAATTAGcagcaaagaaagaaggaagagcagCTGGGTCCTGGAGAAATTCCAAACAATATTCTCAAACCCCTAAATAACTTAATTAGAATTATTTAATCATACAATATATAGCTAGAAAAGTCACTGAAGATCAGTAAGCTCAAACTGCTCATTttcaaaagaggaaataaaggCTAAGAATCATCCTCAAGAACAAAATTTTGAAC from the Macaca nemestrina isolate mMacNem1 chromosome 11, mMacNem.hap1, whole genome shotgun sequence genome contains:
- the LOC112423214 gene encoding protein CEBPZOS — encoded protein: MARTLEPLAKKIFKGILVAELVGLFGAYFLFSKMHTSQDFRQTMSKKYPFILEVYYKSTEKSGMYGIRELDQKTWLNSKN